A window of Gallaecimonas kandeliae genomic DNA:
GCATGGCCTTGAGCTGGATGAGAAAGATGTCCGGCTGATCCAGGGTGATGCGGATGCCGCGCCAGCCGAGGAAGGGGTTGTCTTCCGCTATCGGCAAGTACGGCAGCGGCTTGTCACCGCCCACGTCCAGGGTGCGCAAGGTCACCGGCTGGTTGGGATAGCGGGACAGCACATGGCCATAGAGCCGGAACTGTTCTTCTTCGCCTGGGAAGCGGTTGGCCAGCATGAAGGGGACTTCGGTGCGGTAGAGGCCGACACCGTCGGCCCCCTGCCCCGCCGCTACGTCGGTGTCGGCGGACAGGCCGGCGTTGATGTATAGCCGCACCCGCTGCCCGTCCAAGGTGACAGCCGGCCCCTGGGCACTGGCCAGGATATCCTGGGAAATGGCCGCTTCTTCACTGACGAGCCGGCGGTATTCCCGCTCAAGGGCTGGTTCGGGGTCGATGAAGCAACGCCCCGTATAACCGTCGATGACCAGGCGCCGCCCCGGCAGGGCCGACAGCGGCAAGGCGCTGACCCCCAACACGGCGGGTATGCCCAAAGCCCTGGCCAGTATGGCAGCGTGGGAGTGGCCGGAACCGCGGCGGGAGACGATGCCCTTGAGCTGCTCCCTCGGCACTTCCGCCAGCATGGTGGCCGTCACTTCGTCAGCCACCAGTATGATGTCGCCTTCCGGCCTGGCCTTGTTCATCTGGGCGGCGCCAAGGGCTTGGAGCAGCCTCAGGCCCACGTCCTTGAGATCGGCGGCACGCTCCTTGAGGTAGCTGTCCTCCATGGCATTGAAGCGATCCACCGCCTCTTCCACCACGGCCTTGAGCGCCCATTCGGCACTAAGGCCGGTGCCGATCAGGCTACGTACCGGATCACCCAGGCTGGCCGGAGACAGCAGCTGCACATAGAGTTCAAAAATGGTCTGGGTCTGGGCCGGTAGATCGAAGCGCCTGGCAAGGGCCCGCAGGCTTTCCTGGGTACTGGAAACCGCTTCGTCGAAGCGGCGCAGCTCTGCGGCGACCTCAATGCCCGTCGCCTCGGGCAGATCCTCGAAGGTCATGGAAGGGATCCGCACCAGGCAGGCCCCCAGGGCGATGCCCGGCGCCCCCGCCTGGCCGGTGGCGGAGCGCTTCCAGCCGGTCTGAGCCCGCAGCAGGCGGGTCCGTTCCTCGACATTGGCCAGGGCCGGCGCCAACTGGTTGGCCAGGGTCACCAGGCAGGCCTCTTCCTCACTGTCGAAGATGCGGGCATCCCGCTGCTGTATGGTCAATACCCCCAGCACCCGGCGCCGGTAGATGATGGGCACGCCGAGGAAGGACTGGAACAGTTCCTCGTTCAGCACTTCGATCAGCTTGAAGTTGGGGTGATCCTGGGCGGCCGCCAGGTTGATGGGTTCTTCCTTGGTGGCCACCAACCCCACCAGGCCTTCCTGGTAAGAAAGGGTGCAGAGGGTGCCTGGCGGCAGGGTCAGGCCCTGGGTCGCCACCAGTTGCAGCAATGACTGGTCCGCATCCGCCAGGTAGACGGAGCAGACCTCGGTGTTCATCAGTTCACAGATGGCCCCGACCAGCCAGCTTACCGCCTGGTCCAGCGAGGCGGCGCTGTTGACCTGTTGGACGATCCGCTGCAGTCGGGTAAGCATCAGGCTCGCCTTCTGTCGTTGCGGGCAAAGGGCATGGCCAGGGAGGCGAACTCCTTCATGACCCGCCGGTACACATCCCGCTTGAAGGACACCACCTGGCGTACGGGATACCAGTAAGAAACCCAGCGCCAGTCGTCAAATTCCGGGTGGCCTGTGGCCCCCAGGTTGACCGCCGATTCGGGCGAAGTGAGTTGCAGCAGGAACCATTTCTGTTTCTGGCCTATGCAGACCGGGGCCTGTTCCTTGCGGACCATGCGTTTGGGCAGCCTGTAACGCAGCCAGTGGCGGGACACGGCCAGGATC
This region includes:
- the ptsP gene encoding phosphoenolpyruvate--protein phosphotransferase, with translation MLTRLQRIVQQVNSAASLDQAVSWLVGAICELMNTEVCSVYLADADQSLLQLVATQGLTLPPGTLCTLSYQEGLVGLVATKEEPINLAAAQDHPNFKLIEVLNEELFQSFLGVPIIYRRRVLGVLTIQQRDARIFDSEEEACLVTLANQLAPALANVEERTRLLRAQTGWKRSATGQAGAPGIALGACLVRIPSMTFEDLPEATGIEVAAELRRFDEAVSSTQESLRALARRFDLPAQTQTIFELYVQLLSPASLGDPVRSLIGTGLSAEWALKAVVEEAVDRFNAMEDSYLKERAADLKDVGLRLLQALGAAQMNKARPEGDIILVADEVTATMLAEVPREQLKGIVSRRGSGHSHAAILARALGIPAVLGVSALPLSALPGRRLVIDGYTGRCFIDPEPALEREYRRLVSEEAAISQDILASAQGPAVTLDGQRVRLYINAGLSADTDVAAGQGADGVGLYRTEVPFMLANRFPGEEEQFRLYGHVLSRYPNQPVTLRTLDVGGDKPLPYLPIAEDNPFLGWRGIRITLDQPDIFLIQLKAMLRAHQQHGNLQILLPMVSSVAEVDEALRLMRQAHHELCEVLGDFPLPKVGVMVEVPAALYLLPSLADRVQFVSVGSNDLTQYLLAVDRNNPRVADLFNSFHPAVVQALAQIQRDCAALGLPVSVCGELAGEVMGIALLLALGYRQLSMNASQVARAKHLLKKLSLKELSALKDGLLACQDADQLCWQLHEPLSQAGFGHWLRAGR
- the rppH gene encoding RNA pyrophosphohydrolase; the protein is MIDNDGFRPNVGIVICNQQGQVLWARRRGQHSWQFPQGGINDGESAEQAMYRELWEEVGLKRKDVKILAVSRHWLRYRLPKRMVRKEQAPVCIGQKQKWFLLQLTSPESAVNLGATGHPEFDDWRWVSYWYPVRQVVSFKRDVYRRVMKEFASLAMPFARNDRRRA